The Drosophila bipectinata strain 14024-0381.07 chromosome 2L, DbipHiC1v2, whole genome shotgun sequence genome has a segment encoding these proteins:
- the dock gene encoding SH2/SH3 adapter protein dreadlocks has translation MLEHPQRFVRNIPDSSASSSSSSSQQYPHPHPPQLPQHQNLNLNQNQIYQYRPQVAVPVPVPGSPAHHQRHASLSQQQQQLHHRTLSTASSCSAQHKSVTFGQPALDCGNGSGGANGSGCYSNTGTQPMAGNMKHGKSQEDVCYVVAKYDYAAQGAQELDLRKNERYLLLDDSKHWWRVQNSRNQSGYVPSNYVKKEKPSLFDSIKKKVKKGSGSKTLPNCSPSRQIESPTMSRRLPPDPAEAIGSAIVKYNYQAQQPDELSLTKGTRILILEKSNDGWWRGQSGNSVGWFPSNYTTEDCDNDGEIHTYAMAENVLDIVVALYSFTSNNDQELSFEKGDRLEIVDRPASDPDWYKARNNQGAVGLVPRNYLQELNDYLATPYRNTSAAGNGNGGSNGGAGGGGGGGTDSMERRNDGNKSASQSSGQPIERPNLAGKSWYYGAITRSQCDTVLNGHGHDGDFLIRDSETNMGDYSVSLKAPGRNKHFRVHVEQNMYCIGQRKFHSLDQLVDHYQRAPIYTNKQGEKLYLVRSLPKANGT, from the exons ATGTTGGAACACCCCCAGCGGTTCGTGCGCAACATCCCCGACTCCtcagccagcagcagcagcagcagctcgcAACAgtatccgcatccgcatccgccaCAGCTGCCCCAGCACCAGAATCTGAATCTCAACCAGAATCAGATCTACCAGTACCGTCCCCAGGTGGCCGTGCCCGTTCCCGTACCCGGCTCCCCTGCCCACCATCAGCGGCACGCGTCGCtctcccagcagcagcagcagctacaCCACCGCACCCTGTCCACCGCCTCCTCGTGCAGTGCCCAGCACAAAAGTGTGACCTTCGGCCAACCAGCGCTCGACTGCGGCAACGGCAGCGGAGGCGCCAACGGAAGCGGGTGCTACAGCAACACTGGAACCCAACCAATGGCGGGAAACATGAAGCACG GCAAATCTCAGGAAGACGTCTGCTACGTGGTAGCCAAGTACGACTATGCGGCGCAAGGTGCCCAGGAGCTGGATCTGCGCAAGAACGAGCGCTACCTGCTGCTGGACGACTCCAAGCACTGGTGGCGCGTCCAGAACAGCCGCAACCAGTCCGGCTATGTGCCCAGCAACTACGTCAAGAAGGAGAAGCCCTCGCTCTTCGACAG CATCAAGAAGAAGGTGAAAAAGGGCTCCGGATCGAAGACGCTGCCCAACTGCTCGCCCTCGCGCCAGATCGAAAGCCCGACCATGTCGCGACGACTGCCCCCAGATCCAGCCGAAGCCATCGGCTCGGCGATCGTCAAGTACAACTACCAGGCACAGCAGCCGGACGAGCTCTCGCTGACCAAGGGCACCCGGATCCTCATCCTGGAGAAGTCCAACGATGGCTGGTGGCGCGGCCAGAGTGGCAACTCCGTCGGCTGGTTCCCCAGCAACTACACAACGGAAGATTGTGATAACGATGGAGAGATTCACACCTATGCCATGGCGGAGAACGTGCTCGACATTGTG GTTGCCCTCTACAGCTTCACGTCGAACAACGACCAGGAGCTCTCGTTCGAGAAGGGCGACCGCCTGGAGATCGTGGATCGGCCCGCCTCCGATCCGGACTGGTACAAAGCTCGCAACAACCAGGGCGCAGTCGGTTTAGTTCCACGCAACTATCTCCAAGAGCTCAACGACTACCTGGCCACGCCGTATCGCAACACGAGTGCCGCCGGCAACGGGAATGGCGGCAGCAATGGAGGCGccggtggcggtggtggtggcggcacCGACTCCATGGAGCGCCGCAACGATGGCAACAAGTCTGCGTCGCAGTCCTCCGGCCAGCCAATCGAGAGGCCCAACTTGGCGGGCAAGTCGTGGTATTACGGCGCCATAACCCGCAGCCAGTGCGACACGGTGCTCAACGGGCACGGCCACGACGGCGACTTCCTCATCAGAGACAGTGAGACTAAC ATGGGCGATTACTCGGTTTCGTTAAAGGCCCCGGGTCGCAACAAGCACTTCCGCGTGCACGTGGAGCAGAACATGTACTGCATCGGACAGCGGAAGTTCCACTCGCTGGACCAGCTGGTCGACCACTACCAAAGAGCGCCCATCTACACGAACAAGCAGGGCGAGAAGCTTTATCTGGTGCGGTCCCTGCCGAAGGCCAATGGCACGTAA
- the LOC108132295 gene encoding RCC1-like G exchanging factor-like protein has product MLKSARIGFGIRSYTAKAKRSVLAQDQTKIKEYTPKVTDNHEHRVYVWGFQETGALGLQTSVKKAKERYTEMVHHPTRLQFSNNNDIRDVTAGYGFTAYAVKRDDGETLFGSGLNTDSQLGFQVKGNAKDPANLDVIIYPTAIKLPRRQEETDEDMQVKSMSAGRAHLVVVTKNGTVFTLGNNSYGQCGRSIIEDERYTSSALIHRIPQEDICGKEDEITHVECGQDHTMFLTKNGRIYTCGWGADGQTGQGNYHTAGQITLIGGDIAKEKIVRVTCSSDCVLALNEAGDVFGWGNSEYGQLDDSEHAETQINTPRALKLTKGIGRIKDVAAGGSFCMALTDEGLVYTWGFGILGFGPFVEQTSRPQHLLPPLFGRNDFSNATTVVSIGCGVFHMGAVNSDGDLFMWGKNRFGHLGLGHKKDQFFPFKAAINGKVRKVAFGVDHTIALCKPYF; this is encoded by the coding sequence ATGCTCAAGTCGGCGAGGATCGGCTTTGGGATCAGGTCGTACACGGCCAAGGCCAAGCGGAGTGTACTGGCCCAGGATCAGACCAAAATCAAGGAGTACACGCCGAAAGTTACGGACAACCACGAGCACCGGGTCTATGTGTGGGGATTCCAGGAGACAGGCGCCTTGGGCCTGCAGACGAGCGTGAAGAAGGCCAAGGAGCGCTATACGGAAATGGTCCACCACCCCACGAGACTGCAGTTCTCAAACAACAACGATATCAGGGACGTAACCGCCGGTTATGGATTTACAGCCTACGCCGTGAAGCGGGACGATGGAGAGACGCTCTTCGGCAGCGGGCTAAACACAGACTCCCAGCTGGGTTTCCAGGTGAAGGGGAACGCCAAGGACCCCGCCAACCTGGACGTAATCATCTACCCCACAGCCATCAAGCTGCCGCGGAGACAGGAGGAGACGGACGAGGACATGCAGGTGAAGAGCATGTCCGCAGGAAGAGCTCACCTGGTGGTAGTCACGAAAAATGGCACTGTCTTCACGCTGGGCAACAATTCTTACGGCCAGTGCGGTCGCTCGATCATCGAGGACGAACGGTACACGAGCAGTGCGCTCATCCACCGGATTCCCCAGGAGGATATCTGCGGCAAGGAGGACGAGATCACACACGTGGAGTGCGGGCAGGACCACACCATGTTTCTCACAAAAAACGGACGCATTTATACCTGTGGCTGGGGCGCCGATGGACAGACTGGCCAGGGAAACTACCACACCGCTGGCCAGATAACCCTCATCGGCGGGGACATCGCCAAGGAGAAAATCGTGCGAGTGACTTGCTCCTCCGACTGCGTGCTGGCGCTCAACGAGGCAGGCGACGTCTTCGGGTGGGGGAACTCCGAGTACGGCCAGCTGGACGACTCCGAGCACGCTGAGACCCAAATCAACACTCCCCGCGCCCTGAAGCTGACCAAGGGCATTGGCAGGATCAAGGACGTGGCCGCCGGAGGTTCGTTTTGCATGGCCCTGACGGACGAGGGCCTGGTGTACACCTGGGGCTTTGGTATCCTCGGGTTCGGGCCGTTTGTGGAGCAGACCTCCAGGCCGCAGCACCTGCTGCCGCCTCTGTTCGGCAGGAATGACTTTAGCAACGCCACGACGGTGGTCTCCATCGGATGCGGGGTCTTTCACATGGGCGCGGTCAACTCGGACGGAGACCTCTTCATGTGGGGCAAGAACCGGTTCGGCCACCTGGGCCTGGGCCACAAAAAGGACCAGTTCTTCCCCTTCAAGGCGGCCATCAACGGGAAGGTGAGAAAAGTGGCCTTCGGAGTGGACCACACCATCGCCCTCTGCAAGCCATACTTTTAA